The genomic window CAACTTCTACAAGACGGAAACGTTTTGTAGCTGAAAGCGGGCGAGTTTCCATGATACGTACGATATCGCCTTCTTTGGCAACATTGTTTTCATCATGTGCTTTGTATTTTTTAGAGTAGTTAATACGTTTACCATAGACTGGGTGGTTACGTTTTGTTTCAACTACAACTGTGATTGTCTTGTCCATTTTGTCAGATACAACACGTCCAACAAGAACTTTACGATTATTGCGTTCCATTGAAATTTCTCCTTCCCTAGTCTATTATTTCGCTTCAGATTGAACTGTTTTGATACGAGCGATTTGTTTTTTAACTTCTTTCAAGCGAGCTGTTTGTTCTAATTGACCAGTAGCAGCTTGGAAGCGAAGTTCAAACAATTCTTTTTTCAATTCGTTTTCGCGCTTCGCGAGTTCTTCTTGAGAAAGACCACGAAGTTCTTTAACAAATTCTTTTACTTCATTAAGTTTCATGCCTTCTCCTTATTCTGCTTCACGTTTTACGAATTTACATTTAACTGGCAATTTGTGGCTTGCAAGACGAAGCGCTTCGCGAGCGATCTCTTCAGATACACCAGCAACTTCGAACATTACTTTACCACGTTTAACTGGTGCTACCCAACCTTCAGGTGCCCCTTTACCAGATCCCATACGAACCCCGATAGCTTTAGCTGTGTATGATTTGTGTGGGAAGATTTTAATCCAAACTTTACCACCACGTTTCATGTAACGAGTCATGGCGATACGAGCAGCTTCGATTTGGCGGTTAGTGATCCAGTGGCTAGTTGTAGCTTGAAGACCGTATTCACCGAATGCCACTTCTTTTCCACCTTTAGCTTCACCGCGCATTTTACCACGGAATTCACGACGGTGTTTAACACGTTTAGGTACTAACATTGGTTATTTACCTCCTTTAGTGTTTTTACGAGCTGGAAGAACTTCACCACGGTAGATCCATACTTTAACACCAAGTTTACCGTATGTAGTATCTGCTTCTTCCCAAGCGTAATCGATATCTGCGCGAAGTGTGTGAAGTGGAACTGTTCCTTCAGAGTATCCTTCAGCACGGGCAATATCTGCACCGTTCAAACGACCTGATACTTGAGTTTTGATTCCTTTAGCTCCAGCACGCATAGCACGTTGGATTGCTTGTTTTTGTGCACGACGGAAAGCAACACGTTGCTCCAATTGACGAGCAATTCCTTCACCAACAAGGTGAGCATCCAAATCAGGTTGTTTGATTTCGATGATGTTGATGTGTACTTGTTTTCCAGTCAATTTGTTAAGTTTAGCACGAAGTGCATCAACGTTAGCACCACCTTTACCGATAACCATACCTGGTTTAGCAGTGTGAAGTGAAACGTTAACTTTGTTTACTGCGCGTTCGATTTCAATAGTTGAAACTGCTGCGTCAGCAAGTTCTTTTTGAACGAATTTACGGATTGCAAGATCTTCATGAAGGTAATCCGCGTATTCTTTTTCAGCATACCATTTGGCATCCCAATCACGGATGATGCCGACACGCATACCAATTGGATGTACTTTTTGACCCACGATTTTACCTCCTTATTTTTCTGCAACAGCTACAGTGATGTGAGCTGTACGTTTGTTGATTGGTGAAGCTGAACCTTTCGCACGTGGACGGAAACGTTTCATAGTTGGTCCTTCGTTTGCGAATGCTTCAGATACTACCAAGTTAGCTTTATCCAAACCAAAGTTGTTTTCAGCGTTAGCTACAGCTGAGTTCAACACTTTCAAGATGATTTCAGCAGCTTTGTTTGGAGTGAATGTCAAAATTGCGATTGCATCGGCTACGCTTTTACCACGGATGTTGTCAAGAACAAGACGTGATTTACGAGGTGAAACACGTACTGTGCGAGCCATTGCTTTAGCTGAAGTAATTTCTGCCATTTATGTTCTCCTTATTTTCTACGTGTCTTCTTGTCGTCTGCGGCGTGACCTTTGTAAGTACGAGTTGGTGCAAATTCACCAAGCTTGTGACCTACCATGTCTTCTTGGATGTAAACAGGTACGTGTTTACGTCCATCATAAACTGCGATAGTGTAACCAATGAAACTTGGGAAAATCGTTGAACGACGTGACCAAGTTTTGATAACTTTTTTCTTTTCGTCGTTAGCTTGAGCTTCAACTTTTTTCATCAAATGCTCATCGACGAAAGGTCCTTTTTTAAGACTGCGTCCCATTTTAATATTTTCTCCTTTAAATATAGTACCACAGCGGCTTGCGCTCACGAGGAGCGCTACCGAGCTGGCGGATTATCTAGCACTTAAGCGACTAGTTTAAAATTATTTCTCGTTGCGACGACGAACGATAAGTTTGTCAGATTTCGCTTTTTTGTTACGAGTTTTAAGACCAAGAGCAGGTTTGCCCCATGGAGTAGATGGCGCTTTACGACCAACTGGTGCTTTACCTTCACCACCACCGTGTGGGTGATCGTTAGGGTTCATTACAGAACCACGAACTGTTGGGCGGATACCTTTCCAACGGCTACGTCCTGCTTTACCAAGGTTTACAAGTCCATGTTGTTCGTTTCCGACAACACCAACTGTTGCACGACAAGTTCCAAGAATCATACGAACTTCACCTGATTGAAGACGAACAAGAACGTATTTACCTTCTTGACCTAAAACTTGAGCAGAAGCTCCAGCAGCACGTACCAATTCTCCACCACGACCTGGTTTCAATTCGATGTTGTGAATCAAAGTACCAACTGGGATGTTAGCAAGCGGAAGTGCGTTTCCGACTTTGATATCTGCTTCAGGACCTGAAACGATACGTTGACCAACTTCAAGACCTTTTGGAGCGATGATGTAAGCTTTCACACCGTCAGTGTAGTGTACCAAAGCGATGTTTGCAGAACGGTTTGGATCGTACTCGATAGTTTTAACAACTGCTTCAACGTTGTCTTTGTTACGTTTGAAGTCAACCAAACGGTAGAAACGTTTGTGTCCACCACCTTGGTGACGAACAGTGATACGACCGTTGTTGTTACGACCAGCCTTGTTCTTCAAAGCAACAAGCAAAGTTTTTTCTGGTGTGCTTGTTGTGATTTCAGCGAAATCCAAAGAAGTCATATTACGGCGACCGTTTGTTGTTGGTTTATAAACACGAATTCCCACGATATTTCCTCCTTAGATTATTCAGCTTCAGCTGCAAACAACTCGATTGCTTTTGAATCAGCTGTAAGAGTGATGATAGCTTTTTTAGTTTTGTTAGTAAAACCAGTGTAACGTCCAACGCGTTTAGCTTTTGGTTTTACGTTGATTGTGTTAACATTTGCAACTTTAACACCTTCGAAAGCAGCTTCAACAGCTTGCTTAATCAAAAGTTTGTGTGCGCGAGTGTCAACTTCAAATACATATTTCCCTGCTTCAAGTTGAGCCATTGAGCTTTCAGTGATTACAGGTTTTTTGATAACATCATACAAATTCATTATGCAAGAACCTCCTCGATTTTAGAGATAGCTGCTTGAGTAACAAGAAGTTTGTCACTATTTGCGATGTCAAGAACACTTGCAGTTGTAGCAGTCGCAACTTTCACGTTTGGAAGGTTACGAGCTGAGAGAGCTGCGAATTCGTTTCCTTCTTCAAGAATAACAAGGACTTTAGAATCGATGCTCAAAGCTGCAAGAACTTTTGCAAATTCAGCAGTTTTTGGAGCTGTAAATTCAAGAGAATCAACGGCTACAAATTTGTTTTCAGCAACTTTTTCTGAGTAAACAGATTTAAGCGCAAGGCGACGAACTTTTTGAGGAAGTTTGTACGCATAGCTACGTGGAGTTGGTCCGAAGACGATTCCACCACCACGCCATTGTGGAGAGCGGATAGAACCTTGACGAGCACGTCCAGTTCCTTTTTGACGCCATGGTTTGCGTCCGCCACCTGAAACAGCTGAGCGGTTTTTAACTGCGTGAGTCCCTTGACGAAGGCTAGCACGTTGGCTGATGATCACATCAAACACAACAGATTGGTTTGGTTCGATACCAAAGATTGCATCGTTAAGAACAACTTCGCCCGCTTGTTTACCAGTTTGGTCGAATAATGTTACATTTGCCATTTTGACTGTATTCCCCTTTCCTTATTATTTACCAGCTTTAACTGCTGACTTGATAGTGATAAGAGATTTCTTAGCACCTGGTACGTTACCTTTGATAAGGATAACGTTCTTTTCTGGAACAACTTGTACAACTTCAAGGTTTTGAATTGTTACGCGGTCGCCACCCATACGTCCTGCAAGGTTTTTACCTTTGAATACGCGGTTAGGTGCAACAGGTCCCATAGAACCTGGACGACGGTGGTAACGAGAACCGTGAGCCATAGGTCCACGTGATTGCCCGTGGCGTTTGATAACACCTTGGAAACCTTTACCTTTAGATGTACCAGTTACATCAACAATGTCTCCAGCTGCGAAAGTTTCAACTGTGATTTCAGCACCAACTTCCAAGCCTTCAACGTTTTTGAATTCACGAATGAAGCGCTTAGGAGCCGTGTTAGCTTTTGCTACATGTCCTTTAGCAGGTTTGTTGCTCAATACTTCGCGTTTGTCATCGAAACCAACTTGGATAGCGTTGTAACCATCTGTTTCAACAGTTTTAACTTGAAGAACAACGTTTGGAGTTGCTTCGATAACTGTTACAGGGATCAATTCGCCAGCTTCAGTGAAGATTTGAGTCATTCCCACTTTTTTCCCTAAGATTCCTTTTGTCATGAGAAAATAGTTCCTTTTCTATATTTTTTATTCAAAAAGTTTTTAACGAGCGTTTTTTATGCTCAAGGTATCAAGCTTTAAATTAAAGTTTGATTTCTACGTTTACACCACTTGGAAGATCCAATTTCATCAAAGCGTCAACTGTTTTTTGAGTTGGGTTGATGATATCGATCAAACGTTTGTGTGTACGCATTTCGAATTGTTCGCGAGAATCTTTATATTTGTGAGTCGCACGAATGATTGTGTAGAGGCTACGCTCAGTTGGAAGTGGGATTGGACCCGCAACTTGTGCACCTGTACGAGTAGCTGATTCTACGATTTTTGCAGCCGCTGTGTCAAGCGTACGGTGTTCGTAAGCTTTCAAACGGATACGGATTTTTTTGTTTGCCATCTTTTTCTCCTTTTCGTCTATTTAAGATAATAGGCTAGCTCCACAAGAAAACCGACGCGCGTTGCGTGGCAATGCAACCGAGCGTGTCGCAACCTCTTGCATCAAAGCTAAGGCTGTAATTTACAGCACCATAATAGAATAACACAAAGCCCCTGCGATTGCAAGGGATTTGACAGGATTTTTTAAATTTTTTAGATGAAACTGTTTTCTTATTGTCCCTTATCTCAAAAAGGCATAAATGAAGAGCAAATTTTTATTTTTTCTTCTATATAATATTCATAATATTCGTTTCGATCTGAAATTTATCATTCGATTGTTTTATCAAGATATCTGTTTTTGACTCGGTTTCTTTATAATATTGCAGATACTGTTCTCGTCTCATTTGCTGACTAGCCAATATAAAGGATGCATCGCCATTTCTCACAGCCGTATCTCGAGCTAGACGCCTCTTTAATTCTGTCTCTTCATCCGTATAGAAACAAATGGTTTTGTCAAAGAGTTCCTTGGGTAGAAAACCCACAGACATCCCTTCGACTATCAGAATTGGT from Streptococcus sp. oral taxon 061 includes these protein-coding regions:
- the rplB gene encoding 50S ribosomal protein L2 — protein: MGIRVYKPTTNGRRNMTSLDFAEITTSTPEKTLLVALKNKAGRNNNGRITVRHQGGGHKRFYRLVDFKRNKDNVEAVVKTIEYDPNRSANIALVHYTDGVKAYIIAPKGLEVGQRIVSGPEADIKVGNALPLANIPVGTLIHNIELKPGRGGELVRAAGASAQVLGQEGKYVLVRLQSGEVRMILGTCRATVGVVGNEQHGLVNLGKAGRSRWKGIRPTVRGSVMNPNDHPHGGGEGKAPVGRKAPSTPWGKPALGLKTRNKKAKSDKLIVRRRNEK
- the rpsS gene encoding 30S ribosomal protein S19, with the translated sequence MGRSLKKGPFVDEHLMKKVEAQANDEKKKVIKTWSRRSTIFPSFIGYTIAVYDGRKHVPVYIQEDMVGHKLGEFAPTRTYKGHAADDKKTRRK
- the rplC gene encoding 50S ribosomal protein L3, translated to MTKGILGKKVGMTQIFTEAGELIPVTVIEATPNVVLQVKTVETDGYNAIQVGFDDKREVLSNKPAKGHVAKANTAPKRFIREFKNVEGLEVGAEITVETFAAGDIVDVTGTSKGKGFQGVIKRHGQSRGPMAHGSRYHRRPGSMGPVAPNRVFKGKNLAGRMGGDRVTIQNLEVVQVVPEKNVILIKGNVPGAKKSLITIKSAVKAGK
- the rplD gene encoding 50S ribosomal protein L4 yields the protein MANVTLFDQTGKQAGEVVLNDAIFGIEPNQSVVFDVIISQRASLRQGTHAVKNRSAVSGGGRKPWRQKGTGRARQGSIRSPQWRGGGIVFGPTPRSYAYKLPQKVRRLALKSVYSEKVAENKFVAVDSLEFTAPKTAEFAKVLAALSIDSKVLVILEEGNEFAALSARNLPNVKVATATTASVLDIANSDKLLVTQAAISKIEEVLA
- the rpsC gene encoding 30S ribosomal protein S3, giving the protein MGQKVHPIGMRVGIIRDWDAKWYAEKEYADYLHEDLAIRKFVQKELADAAVSTIEIERAVNKVNVSLHTAKPGMVIGKGGANVDALRAKLNKLTGKQVHINIIEIKQPDLDAHLVGEGIARQLEQRVAFRRAQKQAIQRAMRAGAKGIKTQVSGRLNGADIARAEGYSEGTVPLHTLRADIDYAWEEADTTYGKLGVKVWIYRGEVLPARKNTKGGK
- the rpsJ gene encoding 30S ribosomal protein S10, which produces MANKKIRIRLKAYEHRTLDTAAAKIVESATRTGAQVAGPIPLPTERSLYTIIRATHKYKDSREQFEMRTHKRLIDIINPTQKTVDALMKLDLPSGVNVEIKL
- the rpmC gene encoding 50S ribosomal protein L29 — translated: MKLNEVKEFVKELRGLSQEELAKRENELKKELFELRFQAATGQLEQTARLKEVKKQIARIKTVQSEAK
- the rplV gene encoding 50S ribosomal protein L22 — translated: MAEITSAKAMARTVRVSPRKSRLVLDNIRGKSVADAIAILTFTPNKAAEIILKVLNSAVANAENNFGLDKANLVVSEAFANEGPTMKRFRPRAKGSASPINKRTAHITVAVAEK
- the rplP gene encoding 50S ribosomal protein L16, which translates into the protein MLVPKRVKHRREFRGKMRGEAKGGKEVAFGEYGLQATTSHWITNRQIEAARIAMTRYMKRGGKVWIKIFPHKSYTAKAIGVRMGSGKGAPEGWVAPVKRGKVMFEVAGVSEEIAREALRLASHKLPVKCKFVKREAE
- the rpsQ gene encoding 30S ribosomal protein S17; this encodes MERNNRKVLVGRVVSDKMDKTITVVVETKRNHPVYGKRINYSKKYKAHDENNVAKEGDIVRIMETRPLSATKRFRLVEVVEEAVII
- a CDS encoding 50S ribosomal protein L23, with the translated sequence MNLYDVIKKPVITESSMAQLEAGKYVFEVDTRAHKLLIKQAVEAAFEGVKVANVNTINVKPKAKRVGRYTGFTNKTKKAIITLTADSKAIELFAAEAE